From one Felis catus isolate Fca126 chromosome E2, F.catus_Fca126_mat1.0, whole genome shotgun sequence genomic stretch:
- the ZSWIM9 gene encoding uncharacterized protein ZSWIM9 isoform X2, giving the protein MESPPSTAGQEEQELRERAFFSWAEFSRFFDAWCQQRLALFFVKSSMHLARCRWASAPPLYTLIDVLKYSYVRLVCKDVRAPSRPTVGPPQPGCPAFIIVKLSPLRDRLVVTECQLTHSHPACPLEFAYYFRPGHLLANACLPVRTTNKISKQFVAPADVHRLLSYCKGRDHGVLDALHVLEGLFRTDPEAKVKLVFVEDQAVVETVFFLTSRTRALLRRFPRILLVDRLPGLQGALDLLAVLCVDGAGRARQAACCVARPGTPSLLRFALASLLQSAPDVKGRVRCLTAGPEVAAQLPAVRQLLPGARVQICRAQGLETLFSKAQELGGAGREDPGLWPRLCRLAGASSPAAYAEALAELRAHGPAAFVDYFERNWAPRRDMWVRFRAFEAARDLDACALVRGHRRRLLRRLSPSRSVAQCLRDLVAMQWADAAGEAAPEGPDGGGPWPEGEPGRGAHVEKERMRGLESGDWAGTPREGSIWRGAQLEKERARGVEARDRGGAQLESDSGRGLQVQDWRGSQSENEHWRGPEIRDWRGTPLEAEKDWGPEGYVGRGAWLEDGGPRALEGYTWRMAQLEGDSIRVLETTERRGAPFDPERAKSLEGSTWRGAQLHDERAHGLKTRDWKGPQLEAEKGRGLEVRTWRGHHVEKPRELVPENGDQRGPPWGDERQRGPEVGEEREVRLGVKRRKDLEDVVLVHLGDTRVTGLENGEGARSVGPKGRGEQGMGCGGAGGRCLGLGNGVPCGPAVGTVCEGDPEWAGTRRVCLAAGESPQEGGQEEGPREPKRPCCPSAEEEVDWEPLAKFRAACGPELAELVAEELAFARQHGTRGFHWTGAGFALKDGTSDFFLDRALTRCSCSIHAARRLPCRHLFAARLLTGAALFHMDLLRDCWGRAPEP; this is encoded by the exons atggaGTCCCCACCCAGCACGGCAGGCCAGGAGGAGCAGGAGCTGCGGGAGCGGGCCTTCTTCTCGTGGGCCGAGTTCAGCCGCTTCTTCGACGCGTGGTGCCAGCAGCGGCTGGCGCTCTTCTTCGTCAAGAGCTCCATGCACCTGGCGCGCTGCCGCTGGGCCAGCGCGCCCCCGCTCTACACGCTCATCGACGTGCTCAAGTACAGCTACGTGCGGCTCGTGTGCAAGGACGTGCGCGCGCCCAGCCGGCCCACCGTGGG GCCCCCCCAGCCCGGCTGCCCGGCCTTCATCATCGTGAAGCTGAGCCCGCTGCGGGACCGCCTCGTGGTGACAGAGTGCCAGCTGACCCACTCGCACCCGGCCTGCCCGCTCGAGTTCGCCTACTACTTCCGCCCGGGCCACCTGCTGGCCAACGCCTGCCTGCCCGTGCGCACCACCAACAAGATCTCCAAGCAGTTCGTGGCCCCCGCCGACGTGCACCGCCTGCTCTCTTACTGCAAGGGCCGCGACCACGGCGTCCTGGACGCCCTGCACGTGCTCGAGGGGCTCTTCCGCACCGACCCCGAGGCCAAG GTGAAGCTGGTGTTCGTGGAGGACCAGGCGGTGGTGGAGACCGTGTTCTTCCTGACGTCGCGCACCCGGGCGCTGCTGCGGCGCTTCCCGCGCATCCTCCTGGTGGACCGGCTGCCCGGGCTGCAGGGCGCGCTGGACCTGCTGGCGGTGCTGTGCGTGGACGGCGCGGGGCGCGCGCGCCAGGCCGCCTGCTGCGTGGCGCGCCCGGGCACGCCGAGCCTGCTGCGCTTCGCGCTGGCCTCGCTGCTGCAGAGCGCGCCCGACGTCAAGGGCCGCGTGCGCTGCCTGACGGCCGGGCCCGAGGTGGCGGCGCAGCTGCCGGCCGTGCGCCAGCTGCTGCCGGGCGCGCGCGTGCAGATCTGCCGCGCGCAGGGCCTGGAGACGCTCTTCAGCAAGGCCCAGGAGCTGGGCGGCGCCGGCCGCGAGGACCCGGGCCTGTGGCCGCGCCTGTGCCGCCTGGCCGGCGCCTCGTCGCCCGCCGCCTACGCCGAGGCGCTGGCCGAGCTGCGCGCCCACGGCCCGGCCGCCTTCGTCGACTACTTCGAGCGCAACTGGGCCCCGCGCCGCGACATGTGGGTGCGCTTCCGAGCCTTCGAGGCGGCCCGGGACCTGGACGCGTGCGCCCTGGTGCGCGGCCACCGCCGGCGCCTGCTGCGCCGCCTGAGCCCCTCGCGCAGCGTGGCGCAGTGCCTCCGCGACCTGGTGGCCATGCAGTGGGCCGATGCGGCCGGGGAGGCGGCGCCCGAGGGCCCCGACGGCGGGGGGCCTTGGCCAGAGggcgagccggggaggggagcCCACGTGGAGAAGGAAAGGATGAGGGGCCTGGAGAGCGGGGACTGGGCAGGGACCCCGAGAGAAGGAAGTATTTGGCGAGGCGCCCAGTTGGAGAAGGAGCGGGCCCGAGGAGTGGAGGCCAGAGACCGGGGAGGGGCTCAGTTAGAAAGTGACTCGGGGAGAGGGTTGCAGGTCCAAGACTGGAGAGGGTCCCAGTCGGAGAACGAGCACTGGAGAGGGCCAGAGATCAGAGACTGGAGGGGGACCCCGCTGGAGGCCGAGAAAGATTGGGGACCAGAAGGTTACGTAGGGAGAGGGGCCTGGTTGGAGGACGGTGGGCCGAGAGCATTGGAAGGGTATACCTGGAGGATGGCCCAGCTGGAGGGTGACAGCATTAGGGTGCTGGAGACCACAGAGCGGAGGGGGGCCCCGTTTGATCCCGAGAGGGCCAAGAGTCTTGAAGGGAGCACCTGGCGGGGGGCCCAGCTGCACGATGAGAGGGCACACGGACTGAAAACCAGAGACTGGAAGGGGCCTCAGCTGGAagctgagaagggaagggggctggaggTCAGGACCTGGAGGGGGCACCATGTGGAGAAGCCCAGAGAGTTGGTCCCTGAGAATGGAGACCAAAGGGGGCCCCCGTGGGgagatgagaggcagagagggccagaggttggagaagagagggaagtgaGGTTGGGggtcaaaagaagaaaggatctgGAAGACGTAGTTCTGGTCCATCTGGGGGACACGAGGGTGACGGGCCTGGAGAACGGAGAGGGAGCCCGGTCTGTGGGCCCCAAGGGCCGAGGAGAACAAgggatggggtgtgggggtgCAGGAGGGAGGTGTCTAGGGCTGGGGAACGGAGTCCCGTGTGGGCCCGCCGTGGGAACTGTGTGTGAAGGCGATCCAGAATGGGCAGGGACGCGGAGAGTGTGCCTGGCCGCTGGGGAGAGCCCGCAGGAAGGGGGTCAAGAAGAAGGTCCACGGGAACCAAAGAGGCCTTGCTGCCCCTCCGCAGAGGAGGAGGTGGACTGGGAGCCCCTGGCCAAGTTCCGAGCGGCCTGCGGGCCAGAGCTGGCGGAACTGGTGGCCGAAGAGCTGGCCTTCGCCAGGCAGCACGGGACCCGGGGCTTCCACTGGACTGGAGCTGGCTTTGCCCTTAAGGACGGAACCTCGGACTTCTTCCTGGACAGGGCCCTGACCCGCTGCAGCTGCTCTATCCACGCCGCCCGCCGTCTGCCCTGCCGCCACCTCTTTGCGGCGCGCCTCCTCACGGGGGCAGCCTTATTCCACATGGACCTGCTCAGGGACTGCTGGGGGAGAGCCCCAGAGCCCTGA
- the ZSWIM9 gene encoding uncharacterized protein ZSWIM9 isoform X1, translating to MWRGHLDMGASRRQGLQLDVATHGVTSGRGAAAAYRRYIPGGGSHRRPRMESPPSTAGQEEQELRERAFFSWAEFSRFFDAWCQQRLALFFVKSSMHLARCRWASAPPLYTLIDVLKYSYVRLVCKDVRAPSRPTVGPPQPGCPAFIIVKLSPLRDRLVVTECQLTHSHPACPLEFAYYFRPGHLLANACLPVRTTNKISKQFVAPADVHRLLSYCKGRDHGVLDALHVLEGLFRTDPEAKVKLVFVEDQAVVETVFFLTSRTRALLRRFPRILLVDRLPGLQGALDLLAVLCVDGAGRARQAACCVARPGTPSLLRFALASLLQSAPDVKGRVRCLTAGPEVAAQLPAVRQLLPGARVQICRAQGLETLFSKAQELGGAGREDPGLWPRLCRLAGASSPAAYAEALAELRAHGPAAFVDYFERNWAPRRDMWVRFRAFEAARDLDACALVRGHRRRLLRRLSPSRSVAQCLRDLVAMQWADAAGEAAPEGPDGGGPWPEGEPGRGAHVEKERMRGLESGDWAGTPREGSIWRGAQLEKERARGVEARDRGGAQLESDSGRGLQVQDWRGSQSENEHWRGPEIRDWRGTPLEAEKDWGPEGYVGRGAWLEDGGPRALEGYTWRMAQLEGDSIRVLETTERRGAPFDPERAKSLEGSTWRGAQLHDERAHGLKTRDWKGPQLEAEKGRGLEVRTWRGHHVEKPRELVPENGDQRGPPWGDERQRGPEVGEEREVRLGVKRRKDLEDVVLVHLGDTRVTGLENGEGARSVGPKGRGEQGMGCGGAGGRCLGLGNGVPCGPAVGTVCEGDPEWAGTRRVCLAAGESPQEGGQEEGPREPKRPCCPSAEEEVDWEPLAKFRAACGPELAELVAEELAFARQHGTRGFHWTGAGFALKDGTSDFFLDRALTRCSCSIHAARRLPCRHLFAARLLTGAALFHMDLLRDCWGRAPEP from the exons ATGTGGAGAGGACATCTGGATATGGGAGCATCTCGGAGGCAGGGGCTACAGCTGGATGTGGCGACCCATGGGGTCAcctctgggagaggggcagcggcTGCATATCGGAGATACATCCCGGGAGGAGGGAGCCACAG gcgccccaggatggaGTCCCCACCCAGCACGGCAGGCCAGGAGGAGCAGGAGCTGCGGGAGCGGGCCTTCTTCTCGTGGGCCGAGTTCAGCCGCTTCTTCGACGCGTGGTGCCAGCAGCGGCTGGCGCTCTTCTTCGTCAAGAGCTCCATGCACCTGGCGCGCTGCCGCTGGGCCAGCGCGCCCCCGCTCTACACGCTCATCGACGTGCTCAAGTACAGCTACGTGCGGCTCGTGTGCAAGGACGTGCGCGCGCCCAGCCGGCCCACCGTGGG GCCCCCCCAGCCCGGCTGCCCGGCCTTCATCATCGTGAAGCTGAGCCCGCTGCGGGACCGCCTCGTGGTGACAGAGTGCCAGCTGACCCACTCGCACCCGGCCTGCCCGCTCGAGTTCGCCTACTACTTCCGCCCGGGCCACCTGCTGGCCAACGCCTGCCTGCCCGTGCGCACCACCAACAAGATCTCCAAGCAGTTCGTGGCCCCCGCCGACGTGCACCGCCTGCTCTCTTACTGCAAGGGCCGCGACCACGGCGTCCTGGACGCCCTGCACGTGCTCGAGGGGCTCTTCCGCACCGACCCCGAGGCCAAG GTGAAGCTGGTGTTCGTGGAGGACCAGGCGGTGGTGGAGACCGTGTTCTTCCTGACGTCGCGCACCCGGGCGCTGCTGCGGCGCTTCCCGCGCATCCTCCTGGTGGACCGGCTGCCCGGGCTGCAGGGCGCGCTGGACCTGCTGGCGGTGCTGTGCGTGGACGGCGCGGGGCGCGCGCGCCAGGCCGCCTGCTGCGTGGCGCGCCCGGGCACGCCGAGCCTGCTGCGCTTCGCGCTGGCCTCGCTGCTGCAGAGCGCGCCCGACGTCAAGGGCCGCGTGCGCTGCCTGACGGCCGGGCCCGAGGTGGCGGCGCAGCTGCCGGCCGTGCGCCAGCTGCTGCCGGGCGCGCGCGTGCAGATCTGCCGCGCGCAGGGCCTGGAGACGCTCTTCAGCAAGGCCCAGGAGCTGGGCGGCGCCGGCCGCGAGGACCCGGGCCTGTGGCCGCGCCTGTGCCGCCTGGCCGGCGCCTCGTCGCCCGCCGCCTACGCCGAGGCGCTGGCCGAGCTGCGCGCCCACGGCCCGGCCGCCTTCGTCGACTACTTCGAGCGCAACTGGGCCCCGCGCCGCGACATGTGGGTGCGCTTCCGAGCCTTCGAGGCGGCCCGGGACCTGGACGCGTGCGCCCTGGTGCGCGGCCACCGCCGGCGCCTGCTGCGCCGCCTGAGCCCCTCGCGCAGCGTGGCGCAGTGCCTCCGCGACCTGGTGGCCATGCAGTGGGCCGATGCGGCCGGGGAGGCGGCGCCCGAGGGCCCCGACGGCGGGGGGCCTTGGCCAGAGggcgagccggggaggggagcCCACGTGGAGAAGGAAAGGATGAGGGGCCTGGAGAGCGGGGACTGGGCAGGGACCCCGAGAGAAGGAAGTATTTGGCGAGGCGCCCAGTTGGAGAAGGAGCGGGCCCGAGGAGTGGAGGCCAGAGACCGGGGAGGGGCTCAGTTAGAAAGTGACTCGGGGAGAGGGTTGCAGGTCCAAGACTGGAGAGGGTCCCAGTCGGAGAACGAGCACTGGAGAGGGCCAGAGATCAGAGACTGGAGGGGGACCCCGCTGGAGGCCGAGAAAGATTGGGGACCAGAAGGTTACGTAGGGAGAGGGGCCTGGTTGGAGGACGGTGGGCCGAGAGCATTGGAAGGGTATACCTGGAGGATGGCCCAGCTGGAGGGTGACAGCATTAGGGTGCTGGAGACCACAGAGCGGAGGGGGGCCCCGTTTGATCCCGAGAGGGCCAAGAGTCTTGAAGGGAGCACCTGGCGGGGGGCCCAGCTGCACGATGAGAGGGCACACGGACTGAAAACCAGAGACTGGAAGGGGCCTCAGCTGGAagctgagaagggaagggggctggaggTCAGGACCTGGAGGGGGCACCATGTGGAGAAGCCCAGAGAGTTGGTCCCTGAGAATGGAGACCAAAGGGGGCCCCCGTGGGgagatgagaggcagagagggccagaggttggagaagagagggaagtgaGGTTGGGggtcaaaagaagaaaggatctgGAAGACGTAGTTCTGGTCCATCTGGGGGACACGAGGGTGACGGGCCTGGAGAACGGAGAGGGAGCCCGGTCTGTGGGCCCCAAGGGCCGAGGAGAACAAgggatggggtgtgggggtgCAGGAGGGAGGTGTCTAGGGCTGGGGAACGGAGTCCCGTGTGGGCCCGCCGTGGGAACTGTGTGTGAAGGCGATCCAGAATGGGCAGGGACGCGGAGAGTGTGCCTGGCCGCTGGGGAGAGCCCGCAGGAAGGGGGTCAAGAAGAAGGTCCACGGGAACCAAAGAGGCCTTGCTGCCCCTCCGCAGAGGAGGAGGTGGACTGGGAGCCCCTGGCCAAGTTCCGAGCGGCCTGCGGGCCAGAGCTGGCGGAACTGGTGGCCGAAGAGCTGGCCTTCGCCAGGCAGCACGGGACCCGGGGCTTCCACTGGACTGGAGCTGGCTTTGCCCTTAAGGACGGAACCTCGGACTTCTTCCTGGACAGGGCCCTGACCCGCTGCAGCTGCTCTATCCACGCCGCCCGCCGTCTGCCCTGCCGCCACCTCTTTGCGGCGCGCCTCCTCACGGGGGCAGCCTTATTCCACATGGACCTGCTCAGGGACTGCTGGGGGAGAGCCCCAGAGCCCTGA